The nucleotide window TCAAGATGCGCGGCTACACCGGGGCCGACGACTGGTACTTCCAGGGTTCGTCCTGGGCGTTCGGCGGTGGCTACTCCGACGGCATGATTCCGAAGCTCGATTCGGAGGAGACCATCTCCTCGCTCGAATTCGATCGTGCCTTCATCCACGATGATCAGATGGCCTACCTGGCCAGCAGCATCAACGGCGACTTCGCCGCCGGAGTGACGGCGACGATCTGCAACTCCACCGGCGCCCTGACCTCACTGCTGGCCGCGGCCGAGTTCGACGTCGGTGCTGCTTTCCTGCCCGTACAGGAAAAACCGGGCGTGCCGACCGGCGGCAGCGGTCTGGCGGTGCTGCGTAACTCCACCAGCGCTCGGAAGAAGACTGCCTGGGAAGTGATCAAATACCTCGCGGACAAGGGTGCACCGGACTGGAGCCTCGGAACCGGCTATCTGCCCGTCACCAAGAGCGCGATCAACTCGCCCAAGATCAAAGCCCGCAACGCCAAGACCCCCGCCTATCAAGTGGCCCAAGATCAACTCGACCGGGCCCGTACACCCGACATCATGCGCCGCTACGTGAACGAGACGATTGCCGAGATGCAGATCGCCCTGCAGAAGGTGTACGCGTCCGATGCCGACCCGGGTGACGTGCTGCATGAAGTCGTACGAGTATTGGAACCGGCGATCAAGCAGACGCTGCCGAAGTATCAACGACTCGTCGCCGGCTGACGCGTCGAACCAGGATTGTCGAGAACCGAGTCCCCACCAGCAGGGCCCCTTGAGGAAAGGATGATTGTGACGTTCGCCGTCGTCGGGCACCGAGGCGCCATGGCCGAAGCCCCCGAGAACACCGTTGCCTCCTACCGCCGCGCCGAGGACATCGGCGTCGAGGAGGTGGAAACCGATGTGCGGATCAGCGCCGACGGACAACTCTTCATGCTGCACGACGCGACGTTGGACCGGGTCGCGGCAACACCCGCCGGGCGTGATCTTGGTCCGGTCGCCGACCTGGAGTGGTCGGTGATTCGCTCGGTCGATGTCGGCGACGGTGAGCGGGTGCCAACCCTGGAAGAGATGTATCAGGTCACCACCCGGACGATCCAGCTCGAGATCAAGGCACTGGAAGCGATCGACGCGCTGCCGGACTTCTTCGGTGAACATCGGGACTACGCCGCGCGGACGATCTTGACCGGCTTCTCGATCGAGGCGATGGCAGCGGTCGCCGAGAAGTTGCCGGAGATTCCACGCGGCATCATCACCTTCAGTTGGAACGAGGCCGACCAGCATCCTGGCGGCTACCAGGCGCTGATCAAGGAAACCGGATCAAGCCGGATCCATTGCGGTTGGGAAGGACTGACTGCGGAGGTCGTCGAAAGGCTGCACGAGGAGGGCTTCCCGGTGCATGTCTGGCCGACCCGCGAGCAGGACGACCTGCGCCGTGCGTTGGAGCTGGGAGTTGACGGGACGACCAGCGACGATCCCCGTACGTTGTTGAGCTGGCTCGCCGCCCTGCAAGAGAGCTGACGTGAGTCGGCCCCAGGTCGAGGCTTCGCAGCAGCAGGCGCCGGAAGCGGTTCTGTTCGACATGGACGGGACGTTGTTCGACAGCGAACGACTGTGGGACGTGAGCCTGGACGAGTTGGCGATCATGCTCGGTGGAACTCTGTCGGGCCGGACGCGCCGGCAGGTGGTCGGCGGCGACCTGCTGGACACCGTTCGGATCATTCACCGAGACCTCGGCGTCGAGGCCGACGAAGATCATTCCGCCCGCTGGCTGTTGGAGCGGACCCGGCAGCTGTTCGCCGGCGGCGTCCGGTGGCGTCCTGGTGCCCGGGCCGTGGTGGAAGCAGTCAAGGCGGCGGGCATTCCGCGGGCGCTGGTCACCTCCAGCCGGCGTGTGCTGGTCGATGCGGTGCTGGCCCAGCTGGAGCCCGGCCTGTTCGAGGTCGTGGTCTGCGGCGACGAGGTGACCCGGCCGAAACCCGATCCGGAGGGCTACCTGACCGCTGCGTCCCGGCTCGGCGTGGAGGCAGCGAACTGTGTCGTGCTGGAGGATTCGCCACGTGGCATCGCCGCCGCTCGCGCCGCCGGCTGCGTGGTGGTGGCGGTCCCCGAAAGCGGGCAGACTTGCCCCACAGCTGATTGCACGGATGCCGATCGAACCGGCGATCATCAAATGATCATCACCTCGATCGAAACGATCACTGTTGACCAACTGGCGGCTTGGGTGAGGAGCAGGACGTGAGCGAGGACCCGGCCAACGGTGCTGCCGCAGATCCGACGTTCCCGCTGCTGCATCCCCGGCCCGAGCACGGCTGGCTGAATGATCCCAACGGGGTCTGCAAGTTCGACGGTCGCTGGCATCTGTTCTTCCAGTGGAATCCCGAGTCGACCCGGCACGAGCGGATCCATTGGGGACATATCTCGTCGGCGGACCTGCTCACCTGGCGGGTCGAGCCGGTGGCGCTCGTGCCGCGTCCGGGACAGCCCGACTCCGCCGGCTGCTGGACCGGCTGTGTGGTCGACGATGCGGGCACTCCGACCTCCGTCTACTCCGCGGTCAGCGACCACTCCGGACGGGCCGACGTGCTGCTGGCGCGCAGCGACCGCCGGCTGCTGCAGTGGGAGCAGACCGAGCATCCGGTGCTGCCGATGCCGGACGATCCTCGCTTCACCGACGTACGCGATCCGTACCTGTTCGAGCATGCGGGACATCGGTGGGCGGTGATCGGCGCCGGCCATCGGGACGGCGACCCGGCGGTGCTGGTCTATCGGGTCGATGAGCTGACCGACTGGATCCCCGCTGGAACCTTGTTCGACCACAGCGATCCGGTAGCGGCCGAACTCTCGGCTGCGAACGTGTGGGAGTGCCCCAACCTGTTCCGGCTGGGCGATCGGTGGGTCTTGATCATTTCGCTGTGGACGGCCGGTGCCGGGAGCCATCCGGAGGTCAGTTGTCTGGTCGGTGATCTCGAGCTGTCCGACGACCTGCAGTTGCGTTTCCGTCCGCGGTCGGCCGGCCGGCTCGACGACGGACCGGCGTTCTACGCACCGCAGGCGATGACCGACGGCGACCGGGTCCTGCTCTGGGGTTGGGTCTGCGAACAACGCGACCAAGATCAACTCGCCGCGGCCGGCTGGGCCGGCTGCCTGACCCTGCCGCGCGAACTGGCGTTGGCCGGTGATCGGGTGAGCAGCCGACCGGCGGCTGAGCTGTCGGCGGCCATCGGGAACGAGATCGCGGCCGATCGGCCGATCACCGCGTCGGCCTTTGTGGCCCGATTCGATCGCCCGGGATCGCTGTCGCTGGACGGTGTCGATGTGATCGCGCTGGATCGATCCGGCGAGATCTGGGTCGACGGGTCGGTTGTCGAGGTGTACCCGGCCGGCGCGGCCCCGTACACCACCCGGGCGTATCCCGGCGCCGGTTCGGCCTGGACCGTCGACGGACCGGCCCGGGTGTACGCGATGACGATTTCGGCGACTGCGTCGTCGGCTCTATAGAGTCGGGCGAGCTCCGCGCCCGCTGCCTCCGCGCCGGCGTCGTCGGCACCCGCCAGTTCGACGGTTGATCGGCTCGCACGTATCCCGCCCCGGGCGGTAAGAATGTCGGAGCAGATGCGTCGAACCCCCGGATTCGCCGGGGTTGGTGCCGTCTGCTCCGACGTTTTACCCGGTCTGTTCGAAGGAGTGGCTCCATGCGCGCAGCGTTTCTGCCCGGCAATCGGCAGGTGCAACTGAAGGACATCGACGATCCGCGGCCCGGCCACGGCCAGGTGGTGGTGGCGATGCGGGCCTCGACGATCTGCGGCAGCGATCTACGTGCGATCTATCGCGAGCATCTCGGGGAGGGGCCGGAGGCCTACCAGGACGTGGTGGCCGGTCACGAGCCCGCCGGCCGCGTGGTCGAGGTCGGCGACGGCGTCGATCGGATCAAGGTTGGCGACCGGGTGGTGGTCTATCACATCAGCGGGTGCGGACAGTGCGACGACTGTCGGCGCGGCTATCAGATCAGCTGCACGTCGCCGAAGCGGGCGGCGTACGGCTGGCAGCGCAACGGCGGGCACGCCGACCTGCTGCTGGCAGAGGAACGCGACCTGCTGGTGCTCCCCGACGAGCTCAGCTTTGTCGACGGCGCCTGCGTCGCTTGCGGATTCGGTACGGCCTACGAGGCGCTGTGCCGGGTGGATGTCTCCGGCCGAGATCGGGTGCTGATCGTCGGGCTCGGCCCGGTCGGCAACGCCGCCGGACTGATGGCCAAGGCGATGGGCGCCAGCACCGTGGTCGGCGTCGACGTCAGCGGCGACCGCCGCCGCCTTGCTGTTGATCTTGGTGCGGTGGACCTGACGGTGCCGGCCGGCGACGATGATCAACTCCGCGAGATCCTTGGTGACGGTGCCGAGGTGTCGATCGACTGCAGCGGCAACGGCATCGGGCAGCTGGCGGCACTCAAACACACCCGCCGCTGGGGTAGGGCAGCGTTGGTGGGTGAGGGCGGACAGCTCAGCGTCGATGTCAGTGAGGTGCTGATTCATCGGCAGCTGACCGTGCACGGATCCTGGGTGACCTCGACGGTCCGGATGGCCGAGTTGCTGGAGCGCCTCGTCCGTTGGGACCTGCACCCCGAGCGTGTGGTCAGCGACACCTTTGCGCTGGCCGACGCGGCAACCGCGTACGAGGTTGCCGACGCCGGCGCCAGCGGAAAGATCGGCATCGTCTGGGACGATTGATTCGATCCGTGTGACGCCGCTGCCCATGTCTTGGGGCCGGAGCGCCACAACCGGGACTTTGGTCCTGACCTGCTCGTGATTCCTCAGGGCTGCTCCGGTGGGGCAGATCGTGGCCCTGCCCGCGGCCTATCGTGATCGGATGGATTCGCCGTTCGTCGGGCGCGAGTCCGAACTCCAGCGCATGCAGGATTTGTTGAGTCCTGCGATGCTGCAGCGCGGCCATGTGCTGATCGTTCGCGGTGAGGCGGGCATCGGCAAGACCAGGCTGACCGAGGAGTTCGCCCGTCTCGCTGCCGGTTCCGGAGTGCAGGTGATCCGCGGGCAGGCGTTGGACGACCCGGGGATGCCGGTGCTGTGGCCGTGGCGGCAACCGCTCTCCGATCTGGGCGGTGCCGAACTGATCGAGGACGCGCCGTCGATCGAACTGACCGACTCCTCGGACGCGGCGAACGCCCGCTTCCGGTTCTTCTCCCGGATCACCGATCTGCTCTTGCGGAGGGCGCAAGCGCCGCGGCTGCTGGTGATGGAGGATCTGCACTGGGCCGACGAACTCAGCCTCGCGTTGCTGCGGCATGTGGTCGCCGCGGTCCGCAACTCGCCGATGATCTTGGTGCTGACCGTACGAGATCTCGGACCCCGGCCGTGGGCGCAGCCCGTCGAGCAGACCCTGACCGATCTGCTGGCGCTCCCGGCAACCCACGTCATCCGGCTGCCCGGGTTGCCCCGTGATCAGGTACGACGCTGGCTGGCCGGACTGCACGGCGTCCCGGCCGAGGTGGCCGGTCGGGTCGCCGAGAGCATCACCGATGCCGACGGCGCCAATCCGCTGCATGTCCGGCTGCTGAGCGAAGCGCTGATCCGCCGACCGGACGCAAGTGAGCCGGACGCGCCAGACCTGCGCCGACTCGTCCTGGCGCAGCTGGCGGACCTGCCGGTACGGGTGCAACGAACGATCCGCGCCGCGTCCATCTTCAACGACCGCGTCCGGCCGGACCTGTTGGCCAAGATCGTCCAGCTGCCGCTGGCAGACGTGCTCGATGATCTTGATCACGCGGTCCGTGCCGGAGTGCTCCGCCGGAACCGCGATGACCTCAATTGCGAATTCATGCACGTGCTGGTGCGTGACGCCGTACGAGTTGATCTTGGTCCGGACGAGCGGGAACAACTGCATCACCGGACCGCCATGACGCTTGCGGAGTTGACCTGCGCGGACAAGTTCGCCGGCCTGATCGCTCGGCACTGGTTGCTGAGCGGACGGCGCGAGGCCGATCGGGAGGCGCTGCACTGGTTGCGCCGGGCAGCGACCGTTGCCTCGGCCGGCCAGGATCTGATCACAGCGGTCGATGTCTGGGGTCAGGCGCTGGCCGCCGCCGAACGACTCGGCTGGGACGAGGTCCGCGGCTGGCTGCACATCGACCGGGCGCGAGCGCGTTACTGTGCCGGCCGGATCAACGAGTCGTTGGCCGACTGCGCCGCGGCGGTTGATCTTGCCGGCACTGTGAAAAGCCCGGAGATGGCGGCGCGGGCCGCGCTGGTGGTGGCGGGCGTGGGCAGCGAAACCACCGCCGCGACGATCGAATCCCTGTGTACACAGGCATTGTCGATGATGCCGCAGCAGCCCGACCGGACGCAGCGGCTGCTCACGGCCCGGACGCTCGCGCGTCGAGCTCACGCCCTCGCGTATCGAGACCTGCCCGCCGCCCGCGGTCTGAGCAGAACGGCGGTGGAACTGGTCGATGACGGCTGCGCGGACGCGGTGCTGGATGCGGTGGCGGCGCGCCACCTGACCCTGTGCGACGCGCAGCACGTGGAGCCGCGGATCGCGCTGGCCGAGCGCGCCATCGCCGTCGGGCCGGCGGCTCATCAGCCGCTCGGCCGGGCCTGGGGCCACATCTGGATGTACGAGGCCGCCATGCAACGCGGTGACCTCGGTCGCGTCGACGGCGAGTTGGCGGCGCTGAGTCGTGTGGTGAACGCGGACGGCTGGCCGATGACGCGCTGGCATCTGCTGCGCGCGACGGTCTGTCGAGCAGTGTTGGTCGGTGATTTCGGCACCGCCGAACGGGTGGCGGCCGACGCCGGACGGCTCGCGATCGAACTGGGCGACCCGAGTATTCCCAACCTGCCCGGGGAAATCAGCGCGGAGCTGGGCATCCTCCGCGGCGGCATGTCGGCCCAAACGCTGGGCCGGACACTGGAGCAGCTCGGCGCCAGGAGGTCCGACGGACCGGCCGCCGAACTGCTGATGGTGCGGCTGCTGCTCGCTGCGGCCGACCATGATCAAGCGATCGCCGCCTATCGTGGCTGGCGCCAGTTGATCATGAACGACGTCGAGCCGGCGGACCGGCCGGGTCGCCAGGGCCAGCTGCTGGCGCATGCGCAGATCGCCACCGAGCTGGGCGATCAACGGCTGGCGCAGCGGCTGTATCCGTTGGTCTTGGCCGAGCGGGGCCCGTATCGCGGTGACGGTTCGCCGCTGATCTTCTCGACCGGGTCGCTGGCTCGGCACGCGGCTGAGCTGGCGGCCGTACTGGGCCGCACGGATGAGGCGATTTCCCTGCACCAGCAGGGAATCCGGGAGAACCTGCTGATCGGCGCGACCCCGTTCGTCGCCCTCGGCCGACTCGGGCTGGCCCGCGTGCTGCTGTCGGCACCGGGACGGGAACGACCCGACAACGGTGAAGTACGCGGGCTGCTGGCCGCGGCCGCTGCGACCTTCGACGAGCTGGGAATGACCGGCCGGCTGGACGAGATCCGTCGCCTGCAAGGGCATCCGCTGCCCAGGACCGTGATCGGTTTGACCCCGCGTGAAGTGGAGGTGGCGCGCATGGTGGCCGAGGCACAGACCAATCGCGACATCGCCCAGCGCCTGGTGTTGTCGGAGCGAACGGTGGAAAGTCACGTCCGCAATGCGCTGGCCAAGATCGGTGCGGACAGCCGAACCGGTCTGGCCACCTGGATGCTTCGGCACCACTCCTGACCTTCGCATCCGTTCCCGCGCACCGCCGGCACTCCCGCGCACCGCCGGCACTCCCGCGCGCCGCCGGCACTCCCGCGCAGGTACGTCACCTTCGGTCGCGCTCCCGCGCACCCTCGGTACTCCCGCGTAGGTACGAACTTGCGCTGGAGCACCGCGGGTGCGCGGGAACGTAGTGCCGACCGAGCGGGAAGTGCGGCGGGCGGGAAGTGCGGCGGGCGGGAAGTGCGGCCGGAGAGGCTGGCGGGCGAGCGATCGCGAGCGATCGGAGCGGCGTCAGGTTCCGTACTAGCACTGAGGATTCCCGTTGCCGAGCGCATTAGCGTGAGATCACGACCGGGTGGGGGACCCGGCGTTGGGGGAAGGAACGCATCATGCGAATGGTGTATCGGGTGCTGGCCCTTGTGGTCTGCGCCGTTGTTGCCTTTCAGGCCGCGGTGATCGTGTGGGCGGTCGCCGGGCTGGGCAGCTATCTCGACGGGGGAGGGGTGCTGGACAAGGCCAAGACCGAGTCGGCGATCGAGACCGGCACGAATCTGCCGTTTCCCGAAATGCAGGGCCTGCTGCTGCACGGGATGACCGGGATGATGATCGTGCCGATCATCGCCTTGTTGTTCTTGATCAGCTCGTTCTTCGCCAAGGCCGCTCATGCGCGGGTGATGGCGCTGATCGTGGTCGGATTGGTCGCGCTGCAGATGTATCTCGGGCTCGAGCTGCATGAGGTCGCCGGGGTCGGCGTCCTGCACGGCGTCAACGCGCTGCTCTTGTTCGCCGCCGCGTTGGTCGCCTTCCGCTTCGGTGGCGAGCCGATCGTCAAGTCGTCGGAGCCGATCGAGCGGATCGGTCAGCCGGACTCGAACGTCGCCAGCGAGGTCTGAGCAGCTGGTCAGGGCGTGACGATGCGTGTGAGGGCAGTGCTCGCGCTGCTCGGCACCGGGATCCTGCTGGCCGTCATCGGCTGGTTCTGGGCAGGCAGCTTCGCACCGGACGATCTGTCGGCCGCCGACATGGGGGACGTCGACGGTGGCGGCGGTACTGTCCGTGCCGAACGCGACCGCTCCGGGTCGACGGGGATGACCGGCGGCGGTGATCACCACGATCATCACGGCGGAAATGGTAGGGACGCCGGCGGGCACAACGCAGGTGGCGTGGTGTCCGTCGACCGTCTCGTCGCTCGGTCGGGGCCGGCCGACCGACACTTCGTCCTGCGCGCACAGCAGGCCGGCCCACATCGCTACCTGATCAACGGCCGTACGCCCGGTCCGGTGCTGCGGGTGCGACAAGGTGATCTTGTCGAAGTGAAGTTGATCAACGAGTCGGTGCCGAACGGCGTGACCCTGCACTGGCACGGTGTCGACGTGCCGAATGCGGCCGACGGTGTCGCCGGGGTGACCCAGGACGCGGTCAAGATCGGGCAGGAGTACGTCTACCGCTTCGTAGCCGACCGCGCAGGCACCTTCTGGTATCACTCGCATCAGCTGTCTCATGAACAGGTGCTGGGCGGGCTGTTGGGTGCGTTGGTGGTCGAACCACGCAGGTCGACAGCCGAGTCCGATGCAGTGGCCCTGATCCACCTCTATCAAGGCAAACGCACCGTGAACGGATCAGCGGCCCGGCTCAAGATCAACATTCGCGACGGGCAGCGGCTGCGGGTGATCAACACCGACAACGGGCCGGTGACGCTGCAGGTCGCCGGCGCCGGCTACCGGGTGCTCGCCACCGACGGCAGCGACGTCGTCGGACCCACCGAGGTCAGGGACCGCGAAGTGACGGTCACCGCCGGCGGCCGAGTTGATCTTGGATTGGACGCGATCCCTGCCACGGTGGAGATTTCCGGCGTCGGCTGGGTGGACGTCAACGGCGGTGCGCCGACAACCGCAGGTACGCAGCCGGAGCTCGATCTGCTGCGCTACGGACGGCACGTGCCGGTGGATCTGCAAACGGCCACACCGGATCGCACGTTCCGCTACGACCTCGGCCGGCGACCCGGCTTCGTACGAGGAAAGCCCGGGCTGTGGTGGACGATCAACGGCAAGATGTGGCCGAAGGTGCCGATGTTCATGGTCAGCGAAGGCGACGTGGTCCGGATGACGATCACCAACCACAGCGGCGATGTGCACCCGATGCATCTGCACGGGCACCGGGTGCTGATCTTGTCCCGCAACGGTGAGCCGTCGACCGGCAGTCCGTGGTGGCTGGACTCGATCAACGTCCGCGACGGTGACACGTACGTGATCGCGTTCCGAGCCGACAATCCGGGCATCTGGATGGATCACTGCCACAACCTGCCGCACGCCGCGCAGGGCCTGATCGCCCACCTGATGTATCAGGGCGTCACCACCCCGTACCGACTGAACGACACCAACGAACCCGAGTGATCACATCCAGGCTCAGTCAGGAGGTGCGGGACTGCAGGCGTTTCAAGATCGTCTGGGTGAGCTCGCGATCGTACGGAAGGTCGGTGCCGTCGAGGTTGATCACCGGGGTGATCTGCTGGCCGCTGGACACCGACCACAGTCCGTCGACCTGGTCGAGCTCGGACCGCCGTACGTAGCGGTAGTCGGTGCCGAAGCCGAGCGACGCGACGATGCCGAACAGCGCCGCCTGAGTGGTGCCCTCGAGGATGCCTTGATCGGTACGCGGCGTGACGAAGACGTCGCCGACCTTCATGATCACGGTCGAGGTCGGACCCTCCAGCACGTAGCCGTCGGTGCTGACGAAGATCACGTCCTCGGCGCCGCGCCGATGCGCCTCCCGCAACGCCGCCTTGTTGACCGCGTAGGAAAGGGTCTTGGCTCCCTGCAGCAACCAGGGCGAGGTCTTGGCGATGTCCCGCGGATAACCGCGATCCAGCGTGACCACCTTCATCCCGTGATGCTGGCGGTGGCTGTAGTCGTCGCCGACGAACGCGTACGCCCAGGCCGTCGGCTGCTCGAGGCCCTCGATGCCGCGGGTGATGATCAACTTCACCAGCACGTCGTCGCGTTCGTGCAGCCGAGCGGCCAGTCGGACCGCCTGTTCGATCGCGTCAAGATCAAGTTCCGGCAGCTCCAGCATCCGCGCCGAGCGCTGCAACCGCTGCAGATGCGGCTGCACCGCCTGCACGTCGCCACCGACCACGCCGAAGGTCTCGAAGATCCCATCACCGCGGGTCACCCCGAGGTCGGTGACGTTGATCTGCGGCTGCTGCGGATCCAGCACCCGCAGCCGATCCTCGGGGGCAGCGGTGCCGGCCGGCAGCGGGGTCGCCGGGTCAATGATCACCAAGGTTGCGTCGGTCACCGGTCGTTCCTTCTCGCTGGGCACACCCGGGAGGGCGTGTCTGTTGAATGGCGCGGGGCTGCGCGGCACGCCCCAGCGATTGAATCACGCCGTCACCTCAACTTCGCAACCGCGCAGGACCATCCCACGCGACCGCCCGAGCTCAGCGTCGGCGCTTACTGGCCAGGTGGTCCTGCCAGCGATCCAGCATTCCGTCCAGCTCGCGGTTCATGAACGCGAGGAACTCTGCCGTCTCGGCCAAGCGCCGCCCGGCCTCGGTGTCCTCGCCGGCAGCCGCGACACCGGCCTCCAGTTCTCGTTGCCAGTGGCTCAGATAGGTGTCCCGCCTGGTGATGGACTCGTAGAGGGCGTTGTGCTGAATGCGGTAGCGGTCGCGACGGGTGCCCGGCTCGCGTTCCCGGCTGATCATCCGCACCTGCGCCAGATAGCGGATCGCCCCGGACACCGCGGCCGGACTGATCTGCAGCCGGCGGGACAGCTCGGCCGCGGTCATGGTGCCGGTCTGGGTGGTCATCAGACACGCCATTACCCGAGAGGCCATCCGCGGCATGCCGGCCTCGACCATCGCCGAGGCGAACTGCTCGATGAAGCGCTCGACGCCGGCCGGGTCGTGGTAGGCCGCGGGCTCGTCGGGCGGGGAGGTCGCCTTGCCGCGGTGGTCAACTGTGGTCATCGGCACCGATCCTAGCGGACTGCGTTTTAACACTTCCTTAACTTTACAAGATTGTGAAGATTGCGTACGTTGGTTGGCATGTCAACAGCGATTGCAGCCGATCAGCTGCGCAAGTCGTTCGGGCGCACCGTCGCCCTCAATGGTCTCGACCTACAGGTGGAGACCGGGGAAGTGCACGGCTTCCTCGGACCCAACGGAGCCGGCAAGTCGACCACGATCCGGATCCTGCTCGGACTGCTCCGGTCGGACTCCGGCACCGTGGAGCTGCTGGGGCAGGATCCCTGGCGTCACGCCGTCACGTTGCACCGCCGGCTGGCCTACGTACCCGGCGACGTGGAGTTGTGGCCGAACCTGACCGGCGGGGAGGCGATCGACCTGCTCGGTCGGTTGCGCGGTGGCATCGATCCGGCCCGCCGGGCCGACCTGATCGAGCGATTTGATCTTGATCCGACGAAGAAGGGCCGGGCCTACTCCAAGGGCAACCGGCAGAAGGTGGCGATCGTGGCCGCGCTGGCCTCCGACGCCGAGCTGCTGCTGCTGGACGAGCCGACCGCCGGCCTGGACCCGCTGATGGAGGTCGTCTTCTCCGACGTGATCTTTGCGGCCAAGGATGCCGGCAAGACCGTCCTGCTGTCCTCCCACATCCTTGCCCAGGTTGAGAAGTTGGCCGATCGGGTCAGCATT belongs to Microlunatus elymi and includes:
- a CDS encoding aminodeoxychorismate lyase, whose translation is MTDATLVIIDPATPLPAGTAAPEDRLRVLDPQQPQINVTDLGVTRGDGIFETFGVVGGDVQAVQPHLQRLQRSARMLELPELDLDAIEQAVRLAARLHERDDVLVKLIITRGIEGLEQPTAWAYAFVGDDYSHRQHHGMKVVTLDRGYPRDIAKTSPWLLQGAKTLSYAVNKAALREAHRRGAEDVIFVSTDGYVLEGPTSTVIMKVGDVFVTPRTDQGILEGTTQAALFGIVASLGFGTDYRYVRRSELDQVDGLWSVSSGQQITPVINLDGTDLPYDRELTQTILKRLQSRTS
- a CDS encoding ABC transporter ATP-binding protein gives rise to the protein MSTAIAADQLRKSFGRTVALNGLDLQVETGEVHGFLGPNGAGKSTTIRILLGLLRSDSGTVELLGQDPWRHAVTLHRRLAYVPGDVELWPNLTGGEAIDLLGRLRGGIDPARRADLIERFDLDPTKKGRAYSKGNRQKVAIVAALASDAELLLLDEPTAGLDPLMEVVFSDVIFAAKDAGKTVLLSSHILAQVEKLADRVSIIRQGEIVQTGSLSQMRHLTRTEINAELAEAPTGLDQLPGVHDLQTDRADGLIKIKLNADGEHLDTIFDQLARHRIRSLISHPPTLEELMLRHYEAELKGNGGAADEPRSEGRHVKAVRR
- a CDS encoding GbsR/MarR family transcriptional regulator, with amino-acid sequence MTTVDHRGKATSPPDEPAAYHDPAGVERFIEQFASAMVEAGMPRMASRVMACLMTTQTGTMTAAELSRRLQISPAAVSGAIRYLAQVRMISREREPGTRRDRYRIQHNALYESITRRDTYLSHWQRELEAGVAAAGEDTEAGRRLAETAEFLAFMNRELDGMLDRWQDHLASKRRR